One stretch of Gadus macrocephalus chromosome 12, ASM3116895v1 DNA includes these proteins:
- the b3galt2 gene encoding beta-1,3-galactosyltransferase 2, producing the protein MSWRRRHCCPIKMTWTVKRSLFRTQVAGLLSLALLLTFFLFFSHQDWLPGRSGPRESPLSYTVHGFRGPKVELNQSSSIRSLWKEMGYVAPKHPLNLSSQHVAEVGEIGGGGEEGLVRTGVMGLEDSMSANNSLQKEMGIGGKLSAHPYRYILNEPFLCRDSTPFLVLLIAAEPSQAVARNAIRQTWGNESAAMGLGFVRLFLLGVGKSAESALQSSIEEESHVHHDIIQQDYQDTYYNLTVKTLMGMNWVAAHCPQARYVMKTDSDMFVNTEYLIQKLLKPELPPRQRFFTGYLMRGYAPNRNKDSKWYMPPELYPSERYPIFCSGTGYVFSGDMAELIYQASLSIRRLHLEDVYVGICLAKLRVDPVPPPNEFLFNHWRVSYSSCKYSHLITSHQFQPNELLKYWNHLQTNKANACVNMAKEKASRFRHRKFHGERPH; encoded by the coding sequence ATGTCGTGGAGACGGAGGCACTGCTGCCCCATTAAGATGACCTGGACCGTCAAGCGCTCGCTGTTCCGCACCCAGGTGGCGGGCCTACTATCACTTGCCCTGCTCTTAACCTTCTTCCTGTTCTTCAGCCATCAGGACTGGCTGCCCGGACGCAGTGGGCCCCGCGAAAGCCCCTTGTCCTACACCGTGCACGGTTTCCGTGGCCCCAAGGTGGAGTTAAACCAGAGCTCCTCCATCAGGAGCCTCTGGAAGGAGATGGGGTACGTGGCGCCAAAGCATCCGCTCAACCTCAGCTCTCAGCATGTGGCGGAGGTGGGCGAgatcgggggaggaggggaagaagggCTAGTCCGGACAGGGGTAATGGGGCTGGAGGATTCCATGAGTGCCAACAACAGTTTACAGAAGGAGATGGGTATAGGCGGGAAGCTCAGCGCACATCCATACCGCTACATCTTGAACGAGCCTTTCCTGTGCCGAGACAGCACACCCTTCCTCGTCCTGCTCATCGCTGCCGAACCGAGCCAGGCCGTCGCCCGCAACGCCATCCGCCAGAcgtggggcaatgagagtgcggCAATGGGGCTGGGCTTTGTGCGCCTCTTCCTGCTCGGAGTAGGCAAGAGCGCAGAGAGTGCCCTCCAGAGCAGTATCGAGGAGGAGAGCCATGTCCACCACGACATCATCCAGCAGGACTACCAGGACACGTACTATAATCTCACCGTCAAAACCCTGATGGGTATGAACTGGGTGGCCGCTCACTGCCCGCAGGCCCGCTATGTGATGAAGACCGACAGCGACATGTTCGTCAACACTGAGTATCTCATCCAGAAGCTGCTGAAGCCCGAGCTGCCACCCAGGCAGAGGTTCTTCACAGGCTACCTGATGAGGGGCTACGCGCCCAACCGGAACAAGGACAGCAAGTGGTACATGCCGCCGGAGCTGTATCCGAGCGAGCGCTACCCCATTTTCTGCTCGGGGACGGGGTACGTGTTCTCGGGGGACATGGCAGAGCTGATATACCAGGCATCCCTGAGCATACGCAGGCTGCACCTGGAGGACGTCTATGTGGGGATCTGCCTGGCCAAGCTGCGCGTCGACCCGGTGCCGCCCCCAAACGAGTTCCTCTTTAACCACTGGCGGGTGTCCTACTCCAGCTGCAAGTACAGCCACCTGATCACATCCCATCAGTTTCAGCCCAACGAACTCCTCAAGTACTGGAACCACCTGCAGACCAACAAAGCCAACGCCTGCGTGAACATGGCCAAGGAGAAGGCGTCCAGGTTTAGACACCGGAAGTTCCATGGGGAGCGGCCCCACTAA